Part of the Cottoperca gobio chromosome 16, fCotGob3.1, whole genome shotgun sequence genome, gaatgaaatggaaaatgtgttttattattccGATATCAAAATGACGCCAGAGTACTTTTGTATTGCAAAGATGTTATTCCTTGTATTCTATTGTACGTGTGTCTACCTGCAGACTGATTGTCTCTGCAATTTTCTTCACCAAACCATCATTGACGGTGCGGTGAACAGCTTTCTGCCTGGCGATGGCGCTGGTGAGCATCTGTCTGACGTGTTCCCTCAGTAGCTGTGACTGGTCGACTGTCAAAGTGGAGAACTCTAAAACCTGTTTACActctaaaagaagaaaaatcaagaaaacaaaagctATGGTGGAGCTATTTACATACTGATGACAGTATGCATTAGTATTAACTCTATGTTCGTTTGAGAGATACGAtgataataatgtatatttgtACATATACATGAGTTACTCATAAGACATAATAATGGACAGCTACTAATGCACTAGCAGTTTTAAGTCACTTGTTTTATGATCAAACTAAACTATTGACATTTCCATCAGCTTCCGCTGTACTTGTTTAGTGCCGATTTAAAAATGTAAGCACGCTAAGACACTAAACTAAGACtgtaaacatggtaaacattaaaaCTACTAAACACCATCATGTTAGAATTGTCATAATGAGCAGGTAGCCATGCTagcgttagcatttagctcaaatcaCCACTGTGCCAAAGAGCTGCtggcatggctgtagactcttgttAATACGCGTCTACATGGCCACAATATTTCctgtacatactgtagataCAGACGGGGCACATTAACAAACATATGAACACTGCAGTAAACTTATTTCTTCAGTCCCATATCCACTATTTCACATAGCACCTCCTTCAATTTCACCAGTCCCAgtatttgtattactttttgtaattaaaaatgttccgtttgtgttttatttgtctcttgaaaaagtaatgtcaaactgcaatttTCCCCGACAAAGATCCTATtgagatttatttaaatacatttgtggtTTGCAGTCTTTTCCATTATACTGTTTTCCGATAGCCCAACATCTATGGGATGTGTGTCAAATGACACTCCTTCTTTTGTGTGATTTGTCTTTTGTCCTTGAGAGCTGCTTTTCCTGCTGCAACAGCATGTTTTCCTGCAGGCATTGATACAatttcacttcctgtcctgTGTGTACCTGGTGTAAAGGGGCTGACGGGGTCTGTTTTGTTGTATGCCTGAGCAGCGATGCCGTGTCCTCCAGCAGAGCCGCTGtgaggcagcagctccaggacACGAGCCCTCTCACTGGCACAGTCCAGCAGCTGTCTGCTGCTCTGCCCCAGGGCCTGGAAGACACAGAGGGGGACTTAAAAAGGACACATTATGCCTGCAGCGAATGATTACGTCTACCACAATGTCTTAACCAATGTTCTATGTAGTTTGTTGGAAAGTGTTCTCATAAAGAATCCTGTTTTGTAAGACTTCATAACATTATCACCAAGTCTTACCAAGTATACATTATTAAAAGTAATGCTACGTGATTTGACTTTGTATTTGCATAATTTGATCTCTGTTCAAAACGATTGGTGCTTGAAGGCTTTGgcagtgttgtttttcttccgTCACACATGCCAGTAAATCACATGGAAGGGCAAgtagagaagggagagaaagacagagtggGGGGGGGTTACGTTATATATCTTTACCTGTAGCTGGGTCAGAGTGTCTCTCAGCGCTCCCTCCAGATCCTGTTTCAACTGGGCCAGCTCTCTTCTCTCACACGACAACAAGTAATCAGCACCATCTCTCTCCTGCAACAGAGCAGACCTGTCAGACGACACATCTCCTCGACAAATGAAGTTCACAATAGAGAACTTAATAAATTAGTCTGTTGTATCACTTACAGCGGTAGTTCTCAACCTAGGGGTCGCCAAAGCTtttacagggggggggggggggttgcgaGGCCTTCTGGATTTTAAAGGGTgtaagactttttatttataaggTTGTCATATCTctggatttcattcatttttgtgAATACTCAatgaaattgtttgttttaaagtttggattattatttaaaatataacttaTCTCACAGGATGAGGGCACAGTGAAGACCTGAACATTGGCTGCTATATTCACAGAGCCTTCCCGCTCTGCTAAACAGCCAAAGAGCCAAATCGCTTGTTTTACACAAAATTGCTGCAGTTTTGGAGTATACTATGTGGGTTAACtgtacagtttatcagttgttcTGCACCGTGAGTTTTATGCATTgattataatataaactatGTCACTTAACGTTAGGTAGGGGTCGTCAGTTTActcaaagagagaggagggggtccCTTAAGGAAAAAAGGTTGGGctaattatttattagtattattttacCAAAATTGTATTGCAGTTTGAGAACCATTACGTGCACGTTTCTGCAGGTGAAATCCCTTAAACATTTCCtgtgcagaaaataaacaaagaaaattgGCCTAATTATCCGTTTTTCCTTAGCATAAAAAGTCCTAATCTAGAAGTGGTTGAGACCAAAGTCCAAATATCTAAGACAAAGTGCAAATGTCAGACAATTTGAGCCTCGACTCCAGTACAACACCACTGCTGATCCCAGTGGAGAATCTGTTTTTGGTGTTTCCTCTCAACAGGAAGGTCCGAACGACTCAAAACAGCAGCCCTGAAGCGATAAAGGATTCAGTGTTTTCCTCGTGGATCATCTGGGTGTATGACTGTATTTATCACACTATGGCCCAAAGAACAAAGCTCAGTATAGGGAAGAGACGAGAGTGAACTTACAGTCTCAGCGGCGGAGGGCCTCCTGGTCCTCCCCTCCGAGCTCCTACTGTTGACAGTCAGATCAGTCCTGATGCTGCGCAGCATCCTCTCCAGGTgacccctctccctctccagctTGATGCCCTCCTGGGTCACCCTGCCAGCCTGCCTGCGTAGCTGGCCCTCCACTTCACGCACCCTCCGCATGTACTCACTGGCCATTGCAACGCTGGCCCCGGCACACTGCTCACGCAAGCTGGTAGGCGGGAATGGGGCCAAAGGCGCCCTCTGGGAACCACTGGGGAACTGCAGAAGAAAGGTAGATTACAATTTCTAAATGTGAGTGATGGAAAGTTACCAATAACAATTTCTCAAATACTGtgcttaagtacaattttgatgtACTAGTACTTTAAtgtagtatttccattttatacttCTACGTCACTActtctcagagggaaatacttttttttctcctctacattttatttaacatctttaattaatagttactttacagattgaggtttatttacaaaacacatGACCAGCCTCTAAAATATGATtagttatatatgttataatgcATAGTAACAATCCAATAAAGTAATATACATGTAATGTTAACACCCTGAATGGAGCCAGTCTGTATAATGATACCAATACTTTTAATAGCCTACGTTTATTTAGCTTATAATACTTCTGTAGCCTGCTTTTAggctacttaagtaaaacaatgtattgcaggacttttaattgTAAGAGTAAAttagtatatatctatatatacctacttttacttaattaaaggTTATGAACACCACTTAAACACTGTtcctcaaaacaaaaagtaattgtCTTACAGCTACTTTAGCCTATTAAGAAGTGAAAGGTGGTCTGTTGGGTGTTTATGAATTAATTTGTAACTTTATGAGTTTCATCTCctttgaaaacatttcagctCATTCCAAGTTCTCAAGAAACTTTATCTTCACTTAAACTGTTCCTGGTGAGTGACAGTTAAGTCAATTGCTCCCTGTGCTAAGAGCAGCAATCACGTTTTTCTGCACGCCTGTCCTCACCATCGCTCCGGTAGTTTGAGGCCTCAACATCTTATTTTTGCAGACGCAGTCACGACTCTCTCCACATTCCTCTCCTGTGATCTTATCTTCGTTTGTTTCCGCTGTGCAGTCTGTGCGCTTTGGGGTGAACCTGGCGGCCGCGCTGCAGCTCTGAGGCCGGCTGCACGTCCCGGACCGCCCGGCCCGAGTCTGCCGCACAAGGCGCTCCGCCCGCCGGATGGACCGGACCGTCCCATCGCGCCAAGACTCCGGTCCGATGGTGACAGAACCGAGAGGCACCGACTGGACCTGCATTCCTTCACAACTACTTTCCTGCTAAAACACAATTATGTTTACCACCAAATGCTACCTCTCTGAATATGATAAACCCCTCTAATGCTGTCCCACACTGAAGCATCCAGGGTAAAAACTTTGTGGGAAGTTTTGAAGTTTGAGCTCCATAGCAACAGTTCCTCAAGTAACTAGAAACTCAAAGCCATTTGGTGATT contains:
- the tektl1 gene encoding coiled-coil domain-containing protein 105, yielding MQVQSVPLGSVTIGPESWRDGTVRSIRRAERLVRQTRAGRSGTCSRPQSCSAAARFTPKRTDCTAETNEDKITGEECGESRDCVCKNKMLRPQTTGAMFPSGSQRAPLAPFPPTSLREQCAGASVAMASEYMRRVREVEGQLRRQAGRVTQEGIKLERERGHLERMLRSIRTDLTVNSRSSEGRTRRPSAAETERDGADYLLSCERRELAQLKQDLEGALRDTLTQLQALGQSSRQLLDCASERARVLELLPHSGSAGGHGIAAQAYNKTDPVSPFTPECKQVLEFSTLTVDQSQLLREHVRQMLTSAIARQKAVHRTVNDGLVKKIAETISLQQNLTLMSAATRQAVFRKQREINCIRHSHDRVQGPEYSGDVLSREKLNRPLVQVYHRHPGTQLPEAAHLIQGSAVLQRCLMSSEGELARLQRACLQLLDDQHGKRVAAQVDSAVIRMRRQQVDKRAMPSALQQGACRSQLPLSCIQLGSKQQREVMALSVL